From a region of the Acidobacteriota bacterium genome:
- a CDS encoding arsenate reductase ArsC has translation MREAKTRLKVLFLCTGNSCRSQMAEGWARHLLPDVLEARSAGTEKRGLDPVAVKVMAERGVDISGHKSKMLAEVAGVDFDYVITVCADADANCPVFPGRTIKIHRGFDDPPALAGDAKTDEDALREYRRVRDEIRDFVKTLPELSGTVRRE, from the coding sequence GTGCGAGAAGCAAAGACGCGGCTGAAAGTGCTGTTCCTCTGTACCGGGAACTCCTGCCGCAGCCAGATGGCCGAAGGATGGGCAAGGCACCTCCTGCCGGACGTTCTCGAGGCACGGTCCGCAGGGACAGAGAAGCGCGGGCTTGATCCCGTGGCCGTCAAGGTGATGGCGGAACGGGGAGTCGATATCTCCGGTCATAAGTCCAAGATGTTGGCAGAAGTGGCAGGCGTGGATTTCGACTACGTGATTACCGTGTGCGCCGACGCCGACGCAAACTGCCCGGTTTTTCCCGGTCGGACGATCAAAATCCACCGGGGTTTCGACGACCCGCCGGCGCTGGCCGGGGACGCGAAGACGGACGAGGATGCTCTCAGGGAATATCGTCGCGTGCGGGACGAGATCCGCGACTTTGTGAAGACGCTGCCGGAATTGTCTGGCACGGTCAGGCGGGAATAA
- a CDS encoding YbaK/EbsC family protein, producing MPVKKLKQFLEKNNISYVTMSHSPAYTAQTIAATAHVPGKDLAKTVMIKLDGKMAMAVLPASYKVDFDLLKEAAMAQKVELASEQEFKDMFPECELGAMPPFGNLYGMEVYVAESLAEEDEIAFNAGSHTELIKLKYRDFETLVGPIVMRFSSRR from the coding sequence ATGCCCGTGAAGAAGCTCAAGCAGTTTCTGGAAAAGAACAACATCAGCTACGTGACGATGAGCCACTCGCCGGCTTACACGGCTCAGACGATCGCCGCAACGGCCCACGTCCCCGGTAAGGATCTGGCCAAGACGGTGATGATCAAGCTGGACGGCAAGATGGCCATGGCCGTACTGCCCGCCTCCTACAAGGTGGATTTCGACCTGCTGAAAGAGGCGGCAATGGCTCAGAAGGTGGAGCTGGCCAGCGAACAGGAGTTCAAGGACATGTTCCCGGAGTGCGAACTGGGCGCCATGCCACCGTTTGGAAATCTCTACGGTATGGAGGTTTACGTGGCCGAAAGCCTGGCTGAAGAGGACGAGATCGCTTTCAATGCCGGATCGCACACGGAACTGATCAAGCTGAAATACCGCGACTTCGAAACCCTGGTCGGACCCATCGTCATGCGCTTCTCTTCGCGCCGATAG
- a CDS encoding DUF169 domain-containing protein: MTFKQEFIRQWERYFPGAELPVVFYYTDEKGHGEAASKPTGHRCIICDLAKVRNGKTVCFELDSIGCGGGQRYLGFTQELRPQFEYFLSCGIPGQLEGERYKKSPELVNELLKHQSTFDAPGRYIVFKRWDLLEERDDPVAAVFFATPDVLSGLFTLANFDIPHPHGVIAPMCAGCASIVYSPYQEGLSQEPRAVLGMFDVSARPCVPSRVLTFAVPWARLVSMVRNMDESFLITGSWEEVRARIDSQK, encoded by the coding sequence ATGACGTTCAAGCAAGAGTTCATTCGGCAATGGGAACGATACTTCCCCGGCGCGGAACTGCCGGTCGTCTTCTACTACACCGATGAGAAAGGACACGGTGAAGCTGCATCGAAACCAACCGGGCATCGGTGCATCATCTGCGATCTCGCGAAGGTTCGGAACGGAAAGACGGTCTGCTTCGAACTGGACAGCATCGGCTGCGGAGGAGGCCAGAGATACCTGGGCTTCACCCAGGAGCTTCGTCCGCAGTTCGAGTACTTCCTGTCATGCGGGATACCGGGTCAACTGGAAGGCGAGCGGTACAAGAAATCACCGGAACTGGTGAACGAGCTGCTGAAGCACCAGTCGACGTTTGACGCGCCGGGCCGGTACATAGTGTTCAAGAGATGGGACCTGCTGGAAGAACGGGACGACCCGGTGGCCGCCGTGTTCTTTGCCACCCCGGATGTACTTTCCGGCCTGTTCACGCTGGCGAATTTCGACATCCCCCACCCCCACGGCGTGATTGCACCCATGTGCGCCGGGTGTGCATCGATCGTGTATTCCCCATATCAGGAGGGGCTTTCGCAGGAACCACGGGCGGTGCTTGGCATGTTTGATGTCTCGGCCCGACCCTGTGTGCCGTCGCGAGTGCTCACGTTCGCAGTCCCCTGGGCCAGGCTGGTATCGATGGTCCGTAACATGGACGAGAGTTTCCTTATCACCGGGTCGTGGGAGGAGGTCAGGGCGAGAATCGACTCACAAAAGTGA
- a CDS encoding response regulator, protein MNPRERKPKILVVDDDADLLELLVDTLDTIGYEAVGASGGVEALAKLRESSYSLMITDIRMPDVDGLQLLKKVRRHYARMPVLFITGVATRDIIGQASPDGFLAKPFRISQIEQLIENALARKVDSFASRMPRVLIVDEDEEFRNTLADALSYSQCLPFHVPHAKAAMRELENGTIDAVITDYRLSDMDGVTLINSIKQRYPDMLAVLTGSSISPESIKGSAGSAAVDDVLSKPFRASEFLDLLGRHGVGTGTGAN, encoded by the coding sequence ATGAACCCGAGAGAACGCAAACCGAAGATCCTGGTGGTTGATGACGACGCTGATCTGCTGGAACTGCTGGTAGACACGCTGGACACCATAGGCTATGAGGCGGTGGGGGCTTCCGGCGGCGTGGAGGCGCTGGCGAAGCTCAGGGAGTCCAGTTACAGCCTGATGATCACCGACATCAGGATGCCGGACGTGGACGGCCTGCAGCTTCTGAAGAAAGTACGGCGCCATTACGCCAGGATGCCGGTGCTTTTCATAACGGGCGTGGCGACGCGCGACATCATCGGCCAGGCGTCGCCGGACGGTTTCCTGGCCAAACCCTTTCGCATCTCCCAGATAGAGCAACTGATTGAAAACGCGCTGGCCCGCAAGGTGGACAGCTTCGCGTCGCGGATGCCGAGGGTTCTTATCGTCGATGAAGACGAGGAGTTCCGGAACACGCTCGCCGACGCCCTGAGCTACAGTCAGTGCCTTCCCTTTCACGTCCCGCACGCCAAGGCGGCCATGCGCGAACTGGAGAACGGCACCATCGACGCGGTAATCACGGACTACCGGCTGTCGGACATGGACGGCGTGACGCTGATCAATTCCATCAAGCAGCGCTACCCGGACATGCTGGCGGTGCTGACGGGGAGTTCGATTTCGCCGGAGAGTATCAAAGGGAGCGCCGGCAGCGCCGCGGTGGATGATGTTCTGTCCAAGCCGTTCAGGGCCAGTGAGTTCCTTGATCTGCTCGGTCGCCACGGGGTGGGCACCGGAACGGGGGCCAACTGA
- a CDS encoding bacteriophage holin has translation MKLNVKALALTSSLLWGLAVFGCTWWMILFDGASAETTIIGRIYRGYSITPLGSLVGLIWGLVDGLICGAIFGWVYNLFVGRRTSTE, from the coding sequence ATGAAACTCAACGTCAAGGCACTGGCTCTCACATCGAGCCTGCTCTGGGGGCTTGCCGTATTCGGCTGCACCTGGTGGATGATACTCTTCGACGGCGCCAGTGCAGAGACCACCATAATAGGCAGGATCTATCGCGGATACAGCATCACCCCCCTTGGCAGCCTGGTCGGACTGATCTGGGGGCTGGTCGACGGCCTGATATGCGGCGCGATATTCGGATGGGTCTACAACCTGTTCGTCGGCCGGCGGACCTCCACCGAATAA
- a CDS encoding NUDIX domain-containing protein, with protein MAEIEIIGRAAIISRGHILLAREITDEHTHLPGGHVEHGESVRAAIARELREEFDGRAEIGAFVGVIEHTWHEGGRMHHELNQLFTARLLNITYPEVPSSREADLEFSWQPVDRLKEAKLRPPPLVSLIPEICRQPTKGLWISTLETDVADRPAEEE; from the coding sequence ATGGCAGAGATCGAGATCATAGGCAGGGCAGCAATAATCAGCCGGGGCCATATCCTGCTGGCTCGTGAGATTACGGATGAGCACACGCATCTCCCGGGCGGCCACGTGGAACACGGCGAGAGCGTCCGGGCCGCTATCGCGCGGGAACTGCGGGAAGAGTTCGACGGCCGGGCCGAGATCGGCGCGTTTGTCGGTGTCATTGAGCACACCTGGCATGAGGGCGGCCGGATGCACCATGAGTTGAACCAGTTGTTCACCGCGCGCCTTCTGAATATCACGTATCCGGAGGTGCCGTCATCCCGCGAGGCCGATCTCGAATTCTCATGGCAACCCGTCGACAGACTCAAAGAGGCAAAGCTGCGACCGCCGCCGCTGGTATCCCTGATTCCCGAGATTTGCAGGCAGCCGACGAAAGGTCTATGGATAAGCACCCTGGAGACAGACGTGGCCGACAGGCCGGCCGAGGAGGAGTGA
- a CDS encoding phosphomannomutase/phosphoglucomutase produces the protein MAIDPSIFKAYDIRGTYPDQLHGDTSFMIGAALARFLKPKAIAVGRDMRSSSDELFDALARGINANGVDVIDLGLISTDGLYFAVGKYGFDGGVMITASHNPRQYNGFKMCRQNAEPLSGQEGLKQILEMIQNDAYLEQAPSKGMIVRRDISSDYARHCLSFIDPATVKPFSIVIDAGNGMAGYTLPPVLKELPVKVMPLYFELDGTFPNHPASPIELENLVDLQKEIAQKGADFGVAFDGDADRMFLLDRFGKQLGGDMVTALVAKSLLARHPGETILYNLICSRAVPELVARSGGRAIRTRVGHALIKPLMKRHNAIFGGEHSGHFYFRDNWFADSGMIALLVCLELISRENRPLHEMVRDIDPYFRSGEQNSRVKSIPEKIEAIRRAYDDGEQDTLDGLTVQYEHWWFNVRPSNTEPLLRLNVEADTQPLLNEKTAQLLKLIRS, from the coding sequence ATGGCCATCGATCCTTCTATATTCAAAGCGTACGACATCAGGGGAACCTATCCTGACCAGCTTCACGGTGACACGTCCTTTATGATCGGAGCCGCCCTGGCCCGGTTTCTCAAGCCGAAAGCAATCGCCGTGGGGCGGGACATGCGGAGCAGTTCCGATGAGTTGTTCGACGCTCTGGCCCGCGGAATCAACGCCAACGGCGTGGACGTGATCGACCTGGGGCTGATCTCAACCGACGGGCTCTACTTCGCGGTCGGCAAGTACGGTTTCGATGGCGGCGTAATGATCACGGCCAGCCACAACCCCCGACAGTATAACGGCTTTAAAATGTGCCGCCAGAACGCGGAGCCGCTTTCAGGCCAGGAGGGTCTGAAGCAGATCCTCGAGATGATCCAGAACGATGCCTACCTGGAGCAGGCGCCCTCCAAAGGAATGATTGTCCGCAGGGACATTTCCAGCGATTACGCCCGGCACTGCCTTTCCTTCATCGACCCGGCGACGGTCAAGCCGTTCAGCATCGTCATCGATGCCGGCAACGGTATGGCCGGCTACACCCTCCCGCCCGTCCTGAAAGAACTGCCGGTGAAGGTGATGCCCCTGTACTTCGAGCTGGACGGCACCTTCCCCAATCACCCGGCCTCCCCCATCGAGTTGGAAAACCTGGTCGATCTCCAGAAGGAGATTGCGCAGAAGGGGGCGGATTTCGGGGTGGCGTTCGACGGCGATGCCGACCGGATGTTTCTGCTGGACAGGTTCGGCAAACAACTCGGGGGAGACATGGTGACGGCGCTGGTGGCCAAATCGCTGCTGGCCAGGCACCCCGGTGAGACCATCCTGTACAATCTTATTTGCTCCCGGGCGGTGCCGGAACTGGTGGCAAGGTCGGGCGGCAGGGCCATCCGTACGCGGGTAGGCCACGCCCTGATCAAACCGCTCATGAAACGGCACAACGCCATCTTCGGTGGCGAACACTCGGGGCATTTCTACTTTCGCGACAACTGGTTTGCCGATTCCGGAATGATCGCCCTGCTGGTGTGCCTGGAACTGATATCAAGGGAGAATCGCCCGCTGCACGAGATGGTCAGGGATATCGACCCCTACTTCCGCTCGGGCGAGCAGAACAGCCGGGTCAAATCAATCCCGGAGAAGATCGAGGCCATCAGGAGAGCCTACGATGACGGAGAACAAGACACGCTGGACGGCCTGACCGTCCAGTACGAGCACTGGTGGTTCAACGTCCGGCCCTCCAACACGGAGCCGCTCCTGAGACTCAACGTCGAGGCCGATACCCAGCCGCTGCTCAACGAGAAAACGGCACAACTACTCAAACTTATCAGGTCATGA
- a CDS encoding MBL fold metallo-hydrolase, with protein sequence MQNRETDFRTWRGTSLNVRVLFSAAGVAQHIWLSNRTGALLVDTGDGALRDILSGGLDLESLRGILFTHGHFDHMGGLHSLLGFLRMVGRTDAVPIYAPAGCVEVPRAVDLFRRCYHGTVPFSINYRELQPGSCLQIVGMSIVAYPVVHCGSIEGSDALEPVPALGYRITCEGDTVAITGDTGNCPGLKELVRGADFAILEATYEKSTDVDRESLEKVHLSEDVAREIGRLAREFILVHKAPRPG encoded by the coding sequence ATGCAGAATCGAGAAACTGACTTCCGGACATGGCGCGGCACGAGTCTGAACGTCAGGGTCTTATTCTCGGCGGCCGGAGTAGCCCAGCATATCTGGCTGAGCAACCGCACCGGTGCCCTGCTCGTTGATACCGGCGACGGAGCGCTCAGAGATATCCTGTCCGGCGGTCTGGACCTTGAGAGCCTCCGTGGCATTCTTTTCACCCACGGCCATTTCGATCACATGGGCGGGTTGCACTCGCTGCTCGGGTTCCTGCGGATGGTCGGCAGGACGGACGCGGTGCCGATTTACGCCCCGGCCGGTTGCGTGGAGGTGCCCCGCGCCGTTGACCTGTTCAGGCGGTGCTATCATGGTACGGTTCCGTTCTCCATCAATTACCGGGAGTTGCAGCCCGGCTCATGCCTGCAAATCGTCGGGATGTCTATCGTTGCCTACCCCGTGGTTCACTGCGGAAGCATTGAGGGATCTGACGCGCTCGAGCCGGTACCGGCCCTGGGGTACCGCATTACCTGTGAAGGAGACACGGTCGCGATAACCGGTGATACGGGCAATTGCCCCGGACTGAAAGAGTTGGTGCGGGGGGCCGATTTCGCCATCCTGGAGGCGACCTACGAGAAGAGTACGGACGTGGACCGCGAGTCACTGGAGAAGGTGCACCTCTCCGAGGACGTGGCGCGTGAGATCGGCCGGCTGGCGCGAGAATTCATCCTTGTTCACAAGGCACCCCGCCCGGGCTGA
- a CDS encoding metalloregulator ArsR/SmtB family transcription factor, translating into MNDFPAVNLFRALGDESRLRAVLVLRRHELCVCQIVELLGLAPSTVSKHLAILREAGLIEARKMGRWVHYRTAPAPGGGLPGDQLSAILDSLATTRPAHRDDRRLKEILKLDPEVLCEKQRRG; encoded by the coding sequence ATGAACGATTTTCCTGCTGTTAACCTGTTCAGGGCCCTCGGTGACGAAAGCAGGCTTCGTGCCGTCCTCGTGTTGAGGCGGCACGAACTGTGTGTCTGCCAGATTGTGGAACTCCTGGGCCTGGCGCCGTCCACTGTCTCGAAACACCTGGCTATTCTCAGGGAGGCCGGGCTGATCGAGGCCCGGAAAATGGGCCGGTGGGTGCACTACCGCACAGCGCCGGCACCGGGTGGAGGCCTGCCGGGGGATCAGCTTTCAGCCATTCTGGATTCTCTGGCGACCACACGCCCGGCGCATCGGGACGACCGGAGACTGAAAGAGATACTCAAGCTTGACCCGGAGGTGCTGTGCGAGAAGCAAAGACGCGGCTGA